From one Planktothrix agardhii NIES-204 genomic stretch:
- a CDS encoding hypothetical protein (protein of unknown function DUF820) gives METNILTLPPILKLKLDLTSEQFWQLCQENNDFQFERTTSGELIIMPPTGGNTGKRNADLIFQLLVWKRQNNLGEVFDSNTGFTLPNGADRAPDASWVSRERWESLTPEQQDKFVPLCPDFVVELMSPSDSLEKTRQKMQEYQENGAKLGWLINRKQQQIEVYRLHQDVEILAHPNQVSGEDILPGFVLDLTSIW, from the coding sequence ATGGAAACCAATATTCTGACCTTACCGCCGATTTTAAAATTAAAACTGGATTTAACCTCGGAACAATTTTGGCAATTGTGTCAAGAAAATAATGATTTTCAATTTGAACGCACGACTTCAGGAGAGTTAATTATTATGCCACCAACTGGAGGAAATACAGGTAAACGGAATGCTGATTTAATTTTTCAACTTTTAGTCTGGAAACGTCAGAATAATTTAGGTGAAGTTTTTGATTCCAATACGGGTTTTACCCTTCCTAATGGTGCTGACCGCGCTCCTGATGCTTCTTGGGTAAGTCGAGAACGTTGGGAATCTTTAACACCTGAACAACAAGATAAATTTGTGCCTTTGTGTCCTGATTTTGTGGTGGAATTAATGTCTCCAAGTGATAGTTTAGAAAAAACTCGTCAAAAAATGCAAGAATATCAGGAGAATGGGGCAAAATTAGGTTGGTTAATTAATCGTAAACAGCAACAAATTGAAGTTTATCGTCTGCATCAAGATGTGGAAATCTTGGCACACCCTAATCAAGTTTCAGGCGAGGATATTTTGCCCGGTTTTGTATTGGATTTAACTTCGATTTGGTAA
- the psbM gene encoding photosystem II PsbM protein, PSII-M, producing the protein MQVNDLGFVASILFVSVPAVFLLILYIQTQSQDGKQG; encoded by the coding sequence ATGCAAGTTAATGATTTAGGATTTGTTGCCAGCATTTTGTTTGTGTCAGTTCCTGCGGTTTTTCTGTTGATTCTGTATATTCAAACCCAAAGTCAGGATGGTAAACAAGGTTAA
- a CDS encoding hypothetical protein (protein of unknown function DUF820) has product METNILTLPPILKLKLDLTSEQFWQLCQENHDFRFERTNSGELIIMPPTGGNTGKRNVKITTQIDLWNSKTRLGEVFDSNTGFTLPNGADRAPDASWVSRERWESLTPEQQDKFVPLCPDFVVELMSPSDSLEKTRQKMQEYQENGAKLGWLINRKQQQIEVYRLHQDVEILAHPNQVSGEDILPGFVLDLTSIW; this is encoded by the coding sequence ATGGAAACAAATATTCTAACCTTACCGCCGATTTTAAAATTAAAACTGGATTTAACCTCGGAACAATTTTGGCAATTGTGTCAAGAAAATCATGATTTTAGATTTGAACGCACGAACTCAGGAGAGTTAATTATTATGCCACCAACTGGAGGAAATACAGGAAAACGGAATGTTAAAATTACCACTCAAATTGATTTATGGAATTCAAAAACCCGTTTAGGTGAAGTTTTTGATTCTAATACAGGTTTTACCCTTCCTAATGGTGCTGACCGCGCTCCTGATGCTTCTTGGGTAAGTCGAGAACGTTGGGAATCTTTAACACCTGAACAACAAGATAAATTTGTGCCTTTGTGTCCTGATTTTGTGGTGGAATTAATGTCTCCAAGTGATAGTTTAGAAAAAACTCGTCAAAAAATGCAAGAATATCAGGAGAATGGGGCAAAATTAGGTTGGTTAATTAATCGTAAACAGCAACAAATTGAAGTTTATCGTCTGCATCAAGATGTAGAAATCTTGGCACACCCTAATCAAGTTTCAGGTGAGGATATTTTACCAGGTTTTGTGTTAGATTTAACTTCGATTTGGTAA